Sequence from the Rhodanobacter sp. genome:
CATCGCGATGGGCCACGGCGGCATGCTGTATTCGCTGCCCTCGCGCGAGCTGATCGCCGACAGCGTGGAGTACATGGCCAACGCGCACTGCGCCGACGCGCTGGTGTGCATCTCCAACTGCGACAAGATCACCCCCGGCATGCTGATGGCGGCGATGCGCCTCAACATCCCCGCGGTATTCGTCTCCGGCGGCCCGATGGAATCCGGCAAGGCGGTGGTGAAGGGCACGAAGAAGGCGCTGGACCTGATCGACGCCATGGTGGCCGCCGCCGACGACAGCTACAGCGACGCCGAGGTGGCGACGATGGAGCGCTCGGCCTGCCCTACCTGCGGCTCGTGCTCGGGCATGTTCACCGCCAACTCGATGAACTGCCTCACCGAGGCGCTGGGCCTGGCCCTGCCCGGCAACGGCTCGGTGCTCGCCACGCACGCCGACCGCGAGCAGCTGTTCCGCCGCGCCGGCCATCTCATCGTCGACCTCGCGCGCCGCTGGTACGAACAGGACGACGCCAGCGCCCTGCCGCGCGGCATCGCCGACCGCGCCGCGTTCGAGAATGCGATGAGCCTGGACATCGCGATGGGCGGCTCCACCAACACCGTGCTGCACCTGCTGGCCGCGGCACGCGAGGGCGGCGTGGAATTCACCATGGCCGACATCGACCGCCTCTCGCGCCGCGTGCCCTGCCTGTGCAAGGTGGCGCCGTCCAAGGCCGACGTGCACATGGAAGACGTGCACCGCGCCGGCGGCATCATGGGCATCCTCGGCGAGTTGGACCGCGCCGGCCTGATCGACGCCAGCCGCCCCACCGTGCACGCGCCCACGCTGGGCGACGCGCTGGCGCAATGGGACATCCGGCGCAGCCACGACGAGGCCACGCAGCACTTCTACCGCGCCGCCCCCGGCAACGTGCCCACCCAGGTCGCCTTCAGCCAGGCGGCGCGCTGGGAATCGCTGGACACCGACCGCGAGCGCGGCGTGATCCGCTCCGCCGAACATCCCTTCAGCCAGGACGGCGGCCTCGCCGTGCTGTTCGGCAACCTCGCGCCGGAAGGCTGCATCGTGAAGACCGCGGGCGTGGACGAATCCATCCTCGTCTTCCACGGCAGCGCCAAGGTGTACGAGAGCCAGGAGGCCGCGGTGAGCGGCATCCTCGGCAACAAGGTCAAGTCCGGCGACGTGGTGGTGATCCGCTACGAAGGCCCGCGCGGCGGACCCGGCATGCAGGAGATGCTCTACCCCACCAGCTATCTGAAGTCGAAGGGGCTGGGCAAGGCCTGTGCGCTAATCACCGACGGCCGCTTCTCCGGCGGCACGGCGGGCCTTTCCATCGGCCACGTTTCGCCGGAAGCCGCCGAAGGCGGCCTGATCGCCCTGGTCGAGGACGGCGACCCGATCGTCATCGACATCCCCCATCGCAGCATCCGGCTCGACCTGCCGGAGGAAACCCTCGCCGCGCGCCGCACCGCGATGGAAGCGCGCGGCCGTGCGGCATGGAAGCCGGCAGACCGCGTGCGGCAGGTCTCGCCCGCGCTGCAGGCCTACGCCGCGATGACCTCGAACGCGGCGAACGGCGCGGTGCGCGACCTCGGACGGCTGGGCATCACGGTCGAGGCGACCGCACGCAAAGATGCCTAGGCCGAGCGAGACATCCGGCGTGCCGTAGACGGGCCGCTGTGCCCGCGCATTCCCCAAGCGCCGCCCGCATGCCTTGCGCGACTGCGGCGACTTGAGTCCGATGCATCGGCCGTGGCCGCAGCCGGTCAGTCGCTGTGGTCCGCGATGTAGATCAGGCGTCCGTCGTGTTGGCGGAATTCGCTGCGCCCATCCAGCGCGATGGGCTGGCCGGCGCGCACGCCGTTGGGCAGGTCGACGGCGAAGACGCCCTCGAATTGGATGCTGGCGTAGCCGCGGCCGTCCATTTCGCGCCACGCGGTGACGGTCTGCCGGCGCATCGAGAACAGGTGGCGCGAGCTTTCCGCGAGATGGCGCAACTCGGCGACGCCGAGGGTGCGCAGGCTCAGCACGCCGGCGGTGTAGTTCTCGAACACCACGTCGTCCTGCATCGTGGCCAGCATCGCCTCCACGTCCATGCGGTTGTAGGCATCGAGGTAGCGGTCGACCAGGGAGCGCATCAGGTGAATCCGGTTCGGCGGGGCGTGCATTTCAGCACGCGCCCGCCGCGGCCGCCATGCCGGCTCAGTGCTTCACGTTGTCCGTGCTGTCGATGAAGCGCGCCACGTTGTCGTGCAGCAGCTTCAGCGAGGGCACGTGCGCGTACACCATGTGGCCCGAGGGGTACCACGCGTAGGAGATGTTCTTCTGCAGCGCGTCGGGAATCGGCAGGTGGTGCATCTCGTATTCGGCCGCGTAGAACGGCGTGGCGAGATCGTAGTAGCCGCCATTGAGGAAGACCTTGAGGTCCGGATCGGTCTTCATCGCCATCGCCAGGTCGGGCATCACGTTGGTGGACTGCTGCAGCGCCTCCTGGCTGCCCGGCACCTTGTGCGACATGTCCCAGCGGGGGATGTCGGCGTATTCGCGGTAGCGCCGGCCGTCGCCGAACTTGAGGTCCTTGCGCACGTAGTCGTTGAAGGCCGCGATGTAGGCCGAGCTGATCGCCGCGGACTGCGGGTCGTACTCGGACTCCTTGCTCAGCGGATCCAGCGACGGGCCGGAGAAGCGGCTGTCGAGACGGCCGGTGGTTTCGTCGTCGTTCGCCTGCAGTTCGTGCTCGAACATGCCGCCGGAGACGCGCAGGTCGGCCTTCACCCAATAAGCCGCCGGCAGGCCGGTGTACTGGTACAACTTGTCGGCGATGGCCTGCTTGCGCGCGGCGTCGAGCTGCGAACCGGCCATCAGCGCCTGGGCGTATTCGCCGGTGGCGAACGACTCCACCTCGCCCAGCAGGGTCGCCAGGTCGGCCGGCGGCGACGGCAGCCGGTGGTGGTAATACGCGGTGGCGGCATAGGTGGGCAGCGCCAGCTCGTAGGGCTGATCCACGCCGGGGTTGGTCTGCGGGCCGTCGATGCTGTTGTCGAAGCTGAGGATCTGCGACAGCAGGATCACGCCGTTGAGATCCACGCTGTCCTCGTTGGTGAGGATGTTCGCCACCACCGCCGAGCGCGTGGTGCCGTAGCTCTCGCCGAACAGGTACTTCGGCGAATTCCAG
This genomic interval carries:
- the ilvD gene encoding dihydroxy-acid dehydratase; the protein is MPAYRSRTTTHGRNMAGARSLWRATGMKDGDFGKPIIAVANSFTQFVPGHVHLKDLGQLVAREIEAAGGVAKEFNTIAVDDGIAMGHGGMLYSLPSRELIADSVEYMANAHCADALVCISNCDKITPGMLMAAMRLNIPAVFVSGGPMESGKAVVKGTKKALDLIDAMVAAADDSYSDAEVATMERSACPTCGSCSGMFTANSMNCLTEALGLALPGNGSVLATHADREQLFRRAGHLIVDLARRWYEQDDASALPRGIADRAAFENAMSLDIAMGGSTNTVLHLLAAAREGGVEFTMADIDRLSRRVPCLCKVAPSKADVHMEDVHRAGGIMGILGELDRAGLIDASRPTVHAPTLGDALAQWDIRRSHDEATQHFYRAAPGNVPTQVAFSQAARWESLDTDRERGVIRSAEHPFSQDGGLAVLFGNLAPEGCIVKTAGVDESILVFHGSAKVYESQEAAVSGILGNKVKSGDVVVIRYEGPRGGPGMQEMLYPTSYLKSKGLGKACALITDGRFSGGTAGLSIGHVSPEAAEGGLIALVEDGDPIVIDIPHRSIRLDLPEETLAARRTAMEARGRAAWKPADRVRQVSPALQAYAAMTSNAANGAVRDLGRLGITVEATARKDA
- a CDS encoding peptidase S10 is translated as MRKLPVAAAIAALLLSTAVAADTGKKPDKGTPADSPDAALTRPQSSTSEGSVSVEGKTINYQAVAGTLVLHGSGDKEHEPTVSMFYTAYFKKGAKASERPVTFIYNGGPGSATVWLHMGAFGPKRVVTADDSHTPAAPYQLVNNDYSLLDASDLVFIDAPGAGFSRLIADDKDPAKRAEQMKEREKAIYGVDGDGHAFAQFITGFLSKYGRWNSPKYLFGESYGTTRSAVVANILTNEDSVDLNGVILLSQILSFDNSIDGPQTNPGVDQPYELALPTYAATAYYHHRLPSPPADLATLLGEVESFATGEYAQALMAGSQLDAARKQAIADKLYQYTGLPAAYWVKADLRVSGGMFEHELQANDDETTGRLDSRFSGPSLDPLSKESEYDPQSAAISSAYIAAFNDYVRKDLKFGDGRRYREYADIPRWDMSHKVPGSQEALQQSTNVMPDLAMAMKTDPDLKVFLNGGYYDLATPFYAAEYEMHHLPIPDALQKNISYAWYPSGHMVYAHVPSLKLLHDNVARFIDSTDNVKH